In Candidatus Cohnella colombiensis, one DNA window encodes the following:
- a CDS encoding flagellar hook-basal body protein — protein MNNSMISASASMGSLQKKLDLLADNIANSNTVGYKRKTAIFEDILTNINPHLDDFNFSGRRTPLGFTQGWGAKLSTMQLDFSQGVLQQTGNATDIAIEGNGLFEVRTGTTLDSSPAVSRHGALQLMATGNGDSILVTNAGYPVVASVNGADSFINVPSGYQLSVAADGKLTAIGSEGMPPIELGQLKLVQATKPELLQAVADNLYGIPENVNWTDVVSDVTGRPSSESGVAVRQGFVENSNVDMAEEMTDLVMVQRAYQLTARALSSSEQMMGMANNLRA, from the coding sequence ATGAATAACTCCATGATTTCAGCCTCTGCATCGATGGGCTCCCTTCAGAAGAAGCTTGATTTGTTAGCGGATAACATTGCGAACTCTAATACAGTTGGCTACAAGCGCAAAACTGCTATCTTCGAAGACATCCTCACAAACATCAATCCGCACTTGGATGATTTCAACTTCAGTGGGCGCCGAACTCCGCTTGGTTTTACGCAAGGCTGGGGAGCTAAGCTATCCACGATGCAACTTGATTTCTCGCAAGGCGTGCTGCAACAGACGGGGAATGCGACGGATATTGCGATTGAAGGCAACGGATTGTTCGAGGTTCGTACAGGGACGACATTAGATAGTTCACCAGCTGTATCGAGACACGGCGCATTGCAGTTGATGGCTACTGGCAATGGTGATAGCATTCTCGTAACGAATGCAGGTTATCCCGTTGTCGCAAGTGTCAATGGAGCAGACAGCTTTATTAATGTGCCTAGCGGGTATCAATTATCGGTGGCTGCGGATGGCAAATTAACTGCAATCGGTTCAGAAGGTATGCCGCCAATCGAACTGGGACAGCTTAAGCTCGTACAAGCAACTAAACCAGAGCTTTTGCAAGCTGTTGCGGACAATCTCTATGGAATACCTGAGAATGTAAACTGGACCGATGTCGTAAGTGATGTAACAGGTCGTCCATCGAGTGAGTCAGGCGTAGCGGTACGGCAGGGCTTCGTAGAAAACTCCAACGTCGATATGGCGGAAGAAATGACTGACCTTGTTATGGTACAGCGTGCATATCAATTAACTGCTCGCGCACTTTCCTCAAGTGAGCAAATGATGGGTATGGCCAATAACTTACGGGCATAG
- a CDS encoding flagellar hook-basal body protein, producing MLRGLYTAASGMQAQQRFHDTVTNNITNLNTPGFKASAVVNRSFPNMLISAMGGPNQSSDKVGRLSTGVFAEENLMLMTQGDLKQTHRYQDMALVSDVLVPGAVFDGSGKYVDPNGQVTYQPQAYFSVLTPQGGEQYTRDGSFKTASDGTLVTSEGFPVLGADGQPIITNVAWDNITVAANGSLVDASTGEAIDGNPQLRLMLVNNPNELLRSGDGLFSYTGEAAGIRQVDANDRVEVKQGFLEGSNVNAAQSAVDIMSALRAYEANQKVIQFYDRSLDKAVNEVGKV from the coding sequence ATGTTAAGAGGCTTATATACAGCAGCGTCAGGGATGCAAGCACAGCAACGATTTCACGACACAGTGACGAACAATATAACAAATCTCAATACTCCGGGCTTTAAAGCTTCTGCAGTCGTCAATCGCTCCTTTCCGAATATGTTGATCTCAGCTATGGGTGGTCCGAATCAATCGAGTGATAAAGTGGGACGACTAAGCACAGGTGTTTTCGCAGAGGAAAATTTAATGCTGATGACCCAAGGTGATCTGAAGCAGACACATCGCTATCAGGATATGGCGCTCGTCTCAGATGTGCTTGTACCTGGTGCTGTGTTTGATGGCTCTGGCAAATATGTAGATCCAAACGGACAAGTCACTTATCAGCCTCAAGCTTACTTTTCTGTACTGACTCCACAAGGTGGAGAGCAATATACGCGAGACGGCAGCTTCAAAACCGCATCGGATGGTACGCTTGTTACGTCTGAGGGTTTTCCTGTACTGGGTGCTGATGGCCAGCCGATTATCACAAACGTCGCTTGGGACAATATTACAGTGGCCGCGAACGGTAGCTTGGTTGATGCAAGCACAGGCGAGGCCATTGATGGTAATCCACAGCTTAGATTAATGCTCGTTAACAACCCGAATGAATTGCTTCGTTCCGGAGATGGCTTGTTTAGCTACACAGGCGAAGCGGCAGGCATTCGCCAAGTAGATGCGAATGATCGGGTCGAGGTTAAGCAAGGCTTCTTGGAAGGCTCGAACGTCAATGCTGCGCAATCTGCGGTGGATATTATGTCAGCACTTCGTGCATATGAAGCGAACCAGAAAGTGATCCAATTTTACGATAGAAGCTTAGATAAAGCAGTTAACGAAGTAGGTAAAGTATAA
- the fabZ gene encoding 3-hydroxyacyl-ACP dehydratase FabZ: MLDIVQIQEIIPHRPPFLLVDRILEVEPGKRAVGLKNVTMNEPFFVGHFPGYPVMPGVLIVEALAQVGTVAMLSLEENRGKLGFFAGIDEFRFRGQVKPGDTLILELEVTRLKGPIGKGRGVAKVGDTVVAEGELMFALSDPSKG; the protein is encoded by the coding sequence ATGTTGGATATTGTACAAATTCAAGAGATTATCCCGCACCGTCCCCCATTTTTACTCGTTGATCGTATTTTAGAGGTTGAACCGGGTAAGCGCGCGGTCGGTCTTAAAAATGTTACGATGAACGAGCCTTTTTTTGTCGGACACTTTCCAGGTTATCCGGTTATGCCTGGCGTCTTGATCGTCGAGGCGCTTGCTCAGGTAGGGACGGTCGCTATGCTGTCACTGGAAGAGAATCGTGGAAAGCTGGGCTTCTTCGCCGGTATTGACGAATTCCGTTTCCGTGGTCAGGTGAAGCCTGGTGATACGTTAATATTGGAGCTTGAAGTTACGCGCCTTAAAGGACCCATCGGTAAAGGCAGAGGCGTTGCTAAAGTCGGCGATACTGTTGTCGCAGAAGGTGAGCTTATGTTCGCTCTGTCTGATCCGTCTAAAGGTTAA
- a CDS encoding DNA-directed RNA polymerase subunit beta, whose protein sequence is MAVSSRSADVDKRPSSGRIVARVIWTSIKILTIPLVCIIAIIVGLAIGYSVLGKQPLSDVFDIRTWKHMYDLVFAEGS, encoded by the coding sequence ATGGCAGTAAGTTCTCGTTCAGCAGACGTGGACAAGCGTCCATCCTCTGGACGAATTGTTGCACGAGTGATTTGGACTAGCATTAAGATTCTTACTATTCCATTGGTCTGTATTATTGCAATTATTGTTGGTTTAGCGATTGGCTATTCTGTTTTGGGGAAACAACCTTTATCAGATGTGTTCGATATTAGGACATGGAAGCATATGTATGATTTAGTGTTCGCGGAGGGCAGTTAA
- a CDS encoding CDP-alcohol phosphatidyltransferase family protein: MNIPNLLTMSRFVLIPVFLLLYLNGNPITALFIVLIAGLTDILDGYLARRNGQVTVTGMMLDPLADKLMMLAVIIALLVGKVMPWVAFAVMAFREIGMIMTSAYFHFRGFKTVPANRLGKMTVVIYYLAVVCLMLELNGGITVLWCGIVMSYVASIVYLMKFRSLNRV, encoded by the coding sequence ATGAATATACCTAATTTACTTACGATGTCCCGTTTTGTTCTGATTCCTGTGTTTCTTCTGCTTTATCTGAATGGAAATCCAATTACGGCACTATTCATCGTCCTCATAGCGGGACTTACAGACATACTTGATGGTTATTTAGCGAGACGTAATGGTCAAGTTACAGTTACCGGGATGATGCTTGATCCGTTAGCTGACAAGTTAATGATGCTGGCCGTCATTATTGCATTGCTGGTAGGAAAGGTGATGCCTTGGGTAGCTTTTGCTGTAATGGCATTCAGAGAGATCGGAATGATTATGACATCGGCCTATTTCCATTTTCGTGGATTTAAAACCGTTCCAGCCAATCGACTGGGCAAAATGACAGTAGTCATCTATTATTTGGCAGTTGTCTGTCTCATGTTGGAGTTGAATGGTGGCATTACCGTACTGTGGTGTGGCATTGTAATGTCTTATGTTGCATCCATTGTTTATTTAATGAAATTTAGAAGTTTAAATCGCGTATAG